A portion of the Bactrocera neohumeralis isolate Rockhampton chromosome 2, APGP_CSIRO_Bneo_wtdbg2-racon-allhic-juicebox.fasta_v2, whole genome shotgun sequence genome contains these proteins:
- the LOC126751415 gene encoding SAFB-like transcription modulator, translating to MNFPNPASLSEVELAALVKDLREYLLRVEHILNNLNSSITINSNPNDNSNNNENTNDATISPSPENAQMSIDPPDDTVFIEVRRRKKPKRENPKREEPKREIPKRRRTTSPPETVVIDDFLSSSSSDEIQVKSFEDETEVADHILEDDAKTQKEDFTTSLKYIKEKCTDAEGANTGRNSAQKTTKTVAALKDTRTSKGGSSSSKDERQCSKRDDDKSKRKDEKSGDKKDKDISERKSSSNKTSQKDDKVNTSTKLSSTGKLTKPSRNLLVSGLSSLTRASDLKTIFSKYGKVIGAKVVINSRTPGTSCYGYATMSSSSDASRSVAKRRVDTTKKDEDKKIRDTTSKTRDDKQTIDTKKDDVSKKPEVEKDKQRDKEKEKDHNKKDVNKTIEIAIIDPVGKADVVTTIWELLIPWQR from the exons ATGAATTTCCCAAACCCTGCGTCTCTTAGCGAGGTCGAGCTTGCCGCCCTCGTTAAGGACCTCCGCGAGTATCTGCTCAGAGTAGAGCATATACTCAACAACCTTAACTCCTCCATCACCATCAACTCCAATCCCAACGACAActccaacaacaacgaaaatacCAACGACGCTACCATCTCTCCTTCTCCCGAAAACGCTCAAATGAGCATCGATCCACCCGATGACACCGTATTCATCGAAGTTCGCCGCCGGAAAAAACCCAAACGGGAAAATCCCAAACGGGAAGAACCCAAACGGGAAATCCCAAAGCGGCGCCGCACCACATCCCCCCCTGAAACCGTCGTAATTGACGATTTCCTTTCGTCATCCTCCTCCGATGAAA TCCAGGTTAAATCGTTTGAAGACGAAACTGAAGTAGCTGATCATATTTTGGAAGATGATGCTAAAACACAGAAGGAAGATTTTACTACTTCACTAAAATACATAAAGGAAAAATGCACCGATGCAGAAGGTGCTAATACCGGCAGGAATTCAGCGCAAAAGACTACAAAAACGGTTGCAGCTTTGAAGGACACAAGAACATCCAAGGGTGGATCCAGCAGCAGTAAGGACGAACGCCAATGCAGCAAGCGTGATGACGATAAATCAAAGAGAAAAGATGAGAAGTCCGGCGACAAAAAGGATAAAGACATTAGTGAACGAAAATCATCTTCAAACAAGACTTCGCAGAAGGATGACAAAGTGAATACATCTACAAAATTGTCGTCCACAGGAAAGCTGACAAAACCTTCACGTAATCTTTTGGTATCGGGGTTATCTTCATTAACGAGAGCCAGTGAtctgaaaactatattttctaaatatggcAAAGTTATCGGAGCCAAGGTGGTCATCAACTCCCGAACTCCGGGTACAAGTTGTTATGGCTACGCAACAATGTCATCATCGTCGGATGCCAGTCGGAGTGTCGCCAAAAGACGTGtggatacaacaaaaaaagatgaAGACAAGAAGATACGAGACACAACTTCTAAGACGAGAGACGACAAACAAACTATTGATACAAAAAAGGACGATGTATCAAAGAAACCTGAAGTGGAGAAGGATAAGCAACGCGATAAAGAAAAGGAGAAGGACCATAATAAAAAAGACGTAAATAAAACTATTGAAATAGCCATAATAGATCCAGTTGGAAAAGCAGATGTAGTAACAACCATTTGGGAGTTACTAATACCATGGCAGCGTTAA
- the LOC126764171 gene encoding uncharacterized protein LOC126764171, producing MQSYILIEMDVEETQTTSNTVRSEIAAPKASTAPVAAPRTNVMRPPPSAAAIRGIREEQLMEPQGPPCCSLCHRPHVLKRCTIFQSMKPAQRQQVARAHGHCMTCLADDHATIECWADGACQYCQRPHHTLFHRFPTRSNRTNSRTRPRSDPIRRRRRTQPTTTRTRPFPPRHAHRQQQRRSTGLSAAFSTLQQLQRLLAD from the coding sequence atgcaatcttatattctcatagaaatggacgtagaggagacccaaaccacctccaacacCGTAAGGTCCGAAATCGCTGCACCCAAAGCGTCGACTGCACCCGTTGCCGCTCCAAGGACCAATGTTATGCGCCCACCGCCATCCGCCGCAGCAATCAGGGGAATTAGAGAAGAGCAGCTAATGGAGCCGCAGGGGCCTCCATGTTGCAGTCTGTGCCATCGCCCACACGTCCTGAAACGATGCACCATCTTTCAAAGTATGAAGCCCGCTCAACGACAACAGGTTGCAAGGGCCCACGGGCATTGCATGACCTGCCTGGCAGATGACCACGCCACCATAGAGTGCTGGGCCGACGGTGCCTGTCAATATTGTCAAAGGCCGCACCACACTCTGTTCCACCGATTTCCCACACGATCCAATCGCACCAACTCCCGTACCAGACCACGCAGCGATCCTATCCGGCGACGACGACGCACCCAACCAACCACCACACGTACACGGCCATTTCCGCCACGCCACGCTCATCGCCAGCAACAACGACGCTCAACAGGGTTGAGCGCTGCATTTAGTACACTACAACAGCTGCAGAGGCTCCTAGCCGAttaa